From one Formosa sediminum genomic stretch:
- the kduI gene encoding 5-dehydro-4-deoxy-D-glucuronate isomerase, with amino-acid sequence MSTNYETRYASSPETVKTYDTEKLRKEFLIDNLMAAGCINLTYSHYDRYIAGSAVPTTSALTLEAIDPLKAAFFLERRELGIINVGGEGSVTVDGTKYELGLKDALYVGMGNKEVVFASKDAKQPAKFYLNSAPAHVNYPTKKVSKSDANKIELGSLETANHRTVNQMIIGGIVTTCQLQMGMTELKTGSVWNTMPAHVHDRRMEVYFYLDIPEDQAVCHFMGEPQETRHVWMQNDQAIISPPWSIHSGSGTSNYTFIWGMAGENLDYNDMDVAKITELR; translated from the coding sequence ATGAGTACGAATTATGAAACGCGTTATGCGTCAAGTCCAGAAACGGTAAAGACCTATGACACTGAAAAATTACGCAAGGAATTTTTAATAGATAATTTAATGGCAGCAGGTTGTATTAATTTAACCTATTCCCATTACGACCGTTACATAGCAGGATCTGCAGTACCTACCACAAGTGCATTAACATTAGAAGCTATAGACCCCTTAAAAGCTGCTTTTTTCCTAGAACGCAGAGAACTCGGCATTATCAATGTTGGAGGAGAAGGATCTGTAACTGTAGATGGTACCAAATATGAGTTGGGATTAAAAGATGCCTTATATGTAGGTATGGGTAATAAAGAAGTTGTTTTTGCTAGCAAAGATGCAAAACAGCCCGCAAAATTCTACCTTAACTCAGCCCCAGCACATGTTAATTATCCGACTAAAAAGGTAAGCAAATCAGATGCTAATAAAATAGAATTAGGGTCTTTAGAAACAGCCAATCACCGAACAGTAAACCAAATGATAATAGGAGGTATTGTAACTACCTGTCAGCTTCAAATGGGAATGACCGAATTAAAAACAGGAAGTGTTTGGAATACCATGCCAGCCCACGTGCATGATAGACGCATGGAAGTTTATTTTTACTTAGATATTCCAGAAGACCAAGCGGTATGTCATTTTATGGGAGAACCACAAGAAACACGTCATGTATGGATGCAGAACGATCAGGCAATAATCTCACCACCATGGTCTATACATTCTGGGTCAGGTACTTCAAATTATACTTTTATATGGGGAATGGCAGGAGAGAACTTAGATTATAACGATATGGACGTTGCAAAAATAACTGAATTACGATAA
- a CDS encoding type I phosphomannose isomerase catalytic subunit, translating into MSLYPIKFTPLYKYRIWGGEKLKTVLHKDYQEDHIGESWEISDVKGDETVVSEGVLKGKTLRALIEAYKEDVVGKTVYNVFGAEFPLLIKFIDAKTPLSIQVHPSNEIAKERHNSFGKNEMWYVMEAEKDAELIVGFNQQVDKTSYVKALVSGQILDVLNNDTVSKGDTYYIPTGRIHAIGAGVMLAEIQQTSDITYRIYDYDRVDATTGKTRELHTELAVDVIDYSVSDSYKTKYTKPDHATNTLVHSPYFKTNIVNVKGEMQKDYTALDSFVIYICVEGEFELIWNDVPYKLVKGETIFLPALIDAVTLQSTNADVLEVYY; encoded by the coding sequence ATGTCATTATATCCAATAAAATTCACTCCGTTATATAAATACAGAATTTGGGGTGGTGAGAAATTAAAAACAGTATTGCATAAAGATTACCAAGAAGATCATATTGGTGAATCTTGGGAGATATCAGATGTAAAAGGAGATGAAACTGTAGTTAGTGAAGGTGTCCTAAAAGGAAAAACTTTAAGAGCTTTAATTGAAGCATATAAAGAAGATGTAGTAGGAAAAACAGTATATAATGTGTTTGGTGCCGAATTTCCATTATTAATTAAATTTATAGACGCCAAAACTCCTTTATCCATTCAAGTACATCCAAGTAACGAAATAGCTAAAGAACGTCACAATTCATTTGGTAAAAACGAAATGTGGTATGTTATGGAAGCAGAAAAGGATGCAGAACTAATAGTAGGGTTTAATCAACAAGTAGATAAAACGTCGTATGTAAAAGCATTAGTGTCTGGTCAGATTCTAGATGTATTAAATAATGATACCGTTTCAAAAGGCGATACGTATTACATCCCAACAGGTCGTATTCATGCAATAGGTGCAGGTGTTATGTTGGCAGAAATTCAGCAAACATCAGATATTACTTATCGTATTTATGATTACGATCGTGTAGATGCAACCACGGGAAAGACAAGAGAACTTCATACCGAGTTAGCTGTCGATGTAATAGATTATAGTGTAAGCGATAGTTATAAAACAAAATACACTAAACCAGATCACGCAACTAATACATTAGTACACTCACCATACTTTAAAACTAATATAGTAAATGTAAAAGGTGAAATGCAAAAAGATTATACTGCATTAGATTCTTTTGTTATATATATATGTGTAGAAGGCGAATTCGAATTAATTTGGAATGACGTTCCATATAAATTAGTAAAAGGAGAAACAATATTTCTTCCAGCTCTGATTGATGCAGTAACATTACAGTCTACTAATGCTGATGTTTTAGAAGTGTATTACTAA
- a CDS encoding DUF4861 domain-containing protein, translating into MKDKFIYTCIAISILCTSCDTEKKENRLFTVKNTLELSRSFETVEISKSEIELEAGENFEDLSIQDVETKTILVSQFVDEDQDGVSDVLLFQPELDPKSEKQFALVKSNTSTTQDTIAYCYSRFVPERTDDYTWENNKVAFRTYGPQAQKMIEDSIPGGTLSSGIDAWLKKVEYPIIDKWYAKNAKNPGAYHIDHGEGLDNFHVGSSRGVGGSAVKIDTSYYISKNFTDWKRISTGPIRTSFVLDYADWDAAGQTISEEKHISLDYGNNLSRFEIHVSGTDELSVGLTLHDNEGTITETVSEGWISYWESNYFNSELGTAVVAPKGVMQSSEYYVTSMKDRSNLYAQLKVNDNKVVYYAGFAWKESQQYPTKASWETYLREFSQKINTPLEVTFNK; encoded by the coding sequence ATGAAAGATAAGTTTATATATACATGTATTGCAATTTCAATACTCTGTACAAGTTGCGATACTGAAAAAAAGGAGAATCGTTTATTTACCGTAAAAAACACGCTAGAATTATCTAGAAGTTTTGAAACTGTAGAAATATCTAAAAGCGAAATAGAATTAGAGGCAGGAGAGAATTTTGAAGATTTAAGTATACAAGATGTAGAGACAAAAACAATTTTAGTGTCTCAATTTGTAGATGAGGATCAGGATGGAGTATCTGATGTTTTGTTATTTCAACCGGAATTAGATCCAAAATCAGAAAAACAATTTGCATTGGTTAAAAGTAACACAAGCACAACGCAAGATACTATCGCCTATTGTTATTCAAGATTTGTACCAGAACGCACAGATGATTATACTTGGGAAAACAATAAAGTTGCATTTAGAACATACGGACCCCAAGCTCAAAAAATGATTGAAGATTCTATACCAGGAGGAACTTTATCTAGCGGAATAGATGCTTGGTTAAAAAAAGTAGAGTATCCCATTATAGATAAATGGTATGCGAAGAATGCAAAAAATCCAGGAGCTTACCATATAGATCATGGGGAAGGTTTAGATAATTTTCATGTAGGTTCAAGTCGAGGAGTAGGAGGGTCTGCTGTAAAGATAGATACCTCCTATTATATTTCTAAAAATTTCACAGACTGGAAAAGAATAAGCACAGGTCCAATACGAACAAGTTTTGTGTTAGATTATGCAGATTGGGATGCTGCAGGGCAAACCATCTCAGAAGAGAAACACATTTCTTTAGACTACGGAAATAATTTATCAAGATTTGAAATACATGTATCAGGAACAGATGAATTGTCAGTAGGTTTAACTTTACATGATAACGAAGGCACAATAACAGAAACCGTATCAGAAGGATGGATTTCATATTGGGAATCTAATTATTTCAATTCAGAATTAGGTACAGCAGTAGTAGCCCCAAAAGGTGTGATGCAATCATCAGAGTATTATGTAACCTCGATGAAAGATAGAAGTAATCTCTACGCACAACTTAAGGTGAATGATAATAAAGTCGTATATTACGCTGGTTTTGCTTGGAAGGAGTCACAACAATATCCAACCAAAGCATCATGGGAGACGTATTTACGTGAATTTTCACAGAAAATAAACACACCATTAGAAGTTACATTTAATAAGTAA
- a CDS encoding L-rhamnose mutarotase translates to MKRYCFALDLKNEPHLIESYKLYHKNVWPEILESIKESGVESAEIYLVQNRLFMILDTNESFTLERKAEMDSKNEIVQKWENLMRQYQQPLPKVNTNQKWMLMDCIFKI, encoded by the coding sequence TAAAAAATGAACCTCATTTAATAGAGTCTTATAAATTATATCATAAAAATGTATGGCCAGAAATTTTAGAAAGCATAAAAGAATCTGGTGTTGAGTCTGCTGAAATTTATCTGGTTCAGAACAGACTATTTATGATTTTAGATACTAATGAAAGCTTTACCTTAGAACGAAAAGCAGAAATGGATAGTAAAAATGAAATTGTACAGAAATGGGAAAACCTAATGCGGCAATATCAACAACCGCTTCCAAAAGTTAATACAAACCAAAAATGGATGCTTATGGATTGCATCTTTAAAATATAA
- a CDS encoding gluconate 5-dehydrogenase, with amino-acid sequence MSTKLFDLSGKVALITGGVHGLGMAMAKGLAHAGATIVVNDLSSNAIDNAIAEYKAEGIEAHGYVFNVTDESQVKEGVKKIESEVGPIDILINNAGIIKRTPIIDMEVEDFAAVINVDLISPFIVSKTVVKGMIERGGGKIINICSMMSELGRDSVSAYAAAKGGLKMLTKNMATEWAKYNIQTNGIGPGYFATSQTAPIRVNGHPFNDFIISRTPAARWGDPEDLQGTAIFLASKASDFVNGHVVYVDGGILATIGKPSNED; translated from the coding sequence ATGTCAACTAAATTATTCGATTTATCAGGAAAAGTAGCGCTTATAACTGGAGGAGTTCACGGTCTAGGTATGGCTATGGCTAAAGGATTAGCACACGCGGGAGCTACCATAGTGGTTAACGATTTATCATCTAATGCAATCGATAACGCTATTGCGGAATATAAGGCAGAAGGAATAGAAGCTCATGGTTATGTATTTAATGTTACCGACGAATCTCAAGTTAAAGAAGGAGTAAAAAAAATAGAATCGGAAGTAGGACCTATTGATATTTTAATTAATAACGCAGGTATAATAAAACGAACTCCTATAATAGATATGGAAGTAGAAGATTTTGCAGCTGTTATTAATGTAGATTTAATTTCTCCATTTATAGTTTCTAAAACAGTAGTAAAAGGGATGATTGAGCGTGGAGGCGGAAAGATTATAAATATTTGCTCGATGATGAGTGAGTTGGGTCGTGATTCGGTTAGTGCCTATGCCGCAGCCAAAGGCGGTTTAAAGATGTTAACTAAAAATATGGCCACAGAATGGGCAAAATATAATATTCAAACCAATGGAATAGGACCAGGATATTTTGCTACATCACAAACGGCACCAATACGTGTAAATGGGCATCCGTTTAACGATTTTATAATAAGCAGAACCCCTGCCGCACGTTGGGGAGATCCTGAAGATTTACAAGGGACAGCCATTTTCTTAGCATCAAAAGCAAGTGATTTTGTTAATGGCCATGTAGTATATGTAGATGGAGGAATTTTAGCAACTATAGGTAAACCTTCAAACGAGGATTAA
- a CDS encoding alpha-hydroxy acid oxidase, protein MAFNTKYPSIDDLRTRAQQRMPRFAFEYLDGGCNEDVNLLRNTSELRDVQLRPNYLRAHKGANTKTTLFGIEYDAPFGIAPVGLQGLMWPNSPEILAKAAHHHNIPFILSTVTTSSIERASELTEGKSWFQLYHPTENSLRDDIIKRADAAHCPVLVILCDVPTFGFRPRDIRNGLAMPPKMSIQNILQVLSKPSWALNTLRYGQPNFETLKPYMPKGLDLKQLGKFMDQTFSGRLNAEKIKPIRDMWKGKLVIKGVACHEDAEEAIRLGLDGIIVSNHGGRQLDAGESTIKPLASIAEKYGDQITVMMDSGIRSGPDVARALATGAKFTFMGRSFMYGVGALGNQGGDHTISLLKAELQQVMEQLCCEKVSDFPNHLIK, encoded by the coding sequence ATGGCATTTAACACCAAATATCCATCTATAGATGATCTTAGAACACGAGCACAACAACGTATGCCGCGCTTTGCTTTTGAATATTTAGATGGTGGTTGTAATGAAGACGTAAACTTACTTAGGAATACTTCCGAACTAAGAGATGTACAATTACGTCCAAATTATTTAAGAGCCCATAAGGGGGCTAATACTAAAACAACATTGTTTGGTATAGAATACGATGCTCCTTTTGGGATCGCACCCGTAGGTTTACAAGGACTTATGTGGCCAAATTCTCCTGAAATTCTGGCTAAAGCTGCACACCACCATAATATTCCTTTTATTTTAAGTACAGTGACTACAAGTAGTATAGAACGTGCTAGCGAATTAACAGAAGGTAAATCTTGGTTTCAATTGTATCATCCAACAGAAAATAGTTTACGAGACGATATTATAAAAAGAGCAGACGCTGCTCATTGTCCAGTATTAGTAATTTTGTGCGATGTTCCAACATTTGGTTTTAGACCAAGAGATATTAGAAATGGTTTAGCCATGCCACCAAAGATGAGTATTCAGAATATTTTACAAGTCCTAAGTAAACCTAGTTGGGCTTTAAATACATTAAGATATGGACAACCTAATTTTGAAACCTTAAAACCATATATGCCAAAAGGATTAGATTTAAAACAATTAGGTAAATTTATGGATCAAACATTTTCTGGGCGTTTAAATGCAGAAAAAATTAAACCTATTCGTGATATGTGGAAAGGTAAATTAGTGATTAAAGGCGTGGCTTGTCATGAAGATGCAGAAGAAGCAATTCGTTTAGGATTAGATGGCATCATTGTATCTAATCATGGAGGTAGACAGCTAGACGCCGGAGAATCTACAATAAAACCTTTAGCATCTATTGCTGAAAAATATGGAGATCAAATTACTGTCATGATGGATAGTGGTATTCGCTCAGGACCAGATGTTGCGAGGGCTCTAGCTACTGGAGCTAAATTTACATTTATGGGTAGGAGCTTTATGTATGGTGTAGGTGCGCTTGGTAATCAAGGTGGCGATCATACAATATCTCTATTAAAAGCAGAATTACAACAAGTTATGGAGCAATTATGTTGTGAAAAAGTATCAGATTTTCCCAACCATTTAATTAAATAA